From one Thermanaeromonas sp. C210 genomic stretch:
- the uvrB gene encoding excinuclease ABC subunit UvrB has product MARFVLKADFEPKGDQPKAIAALVEGLKKGYRHQTLLGATGTGKTYTMAQVIQAVQRPTLVLAPNKTLAAQLCGEFKEFFPHNAVEYFVSYYDYYQPEAYVPETDTYIEKDSSINDEIDKLRHSATAALFERRDVIIVASVSCIYGLGSPEDYSKLMVSLREGQEYDRDAIIRKLVDIQYTRNDYELRRGTFRVHGDVLEIFPASFDAKAIRVEFFGDEVERLLEIDTLTGEILGRRYHVAIFPASHYVVEEAKMERALASIEAELEERLKELRDAGKLLEAQRLEQRTRFDLEMMREVGFCKGIENYSRHLTGRAPGEPPYTLLDYFPPDFLLFIDESHIAVPQIGGMYEGDYSRKKTLVEYGFRLPSALDNRPLTFAEFMDRVNQVIYVSATPGPFELEHSQQVVEQIIRPTGLVDPEVIVRPVAGQMDDLLGEIRKRVAKNQRVLITTLTKRMAEALTDYLQEMGIKVRYLHSDINAIERMEIVRDLRLGVFDVLVGINLLREGLDLPEVSLVAILDADKEGFLRSERSLIQTIGRAARNAEGQVIMYADTITESMRRAIDETNRRRKIQMEYNRKHGITPRTVVKPVRDVIEATRAAEEPATYRAKPPQKKMNRRELRSLIKRLEKEMREAARRLEFERAAELRDAILELKEQAG; this is encoded by the coding sequence ATGGCTCGTTTCGTCCTGAAGGCTGATTTTGAGCCTAAGGGAGACCAGCCCAAGGCCATTGCGGCCCTGGTGGAGGGGCTTAAAAAGGGTTATCGCCACCAAACCCTGTTGGGAGCTACGGGCACGGGGAAAACCTATACCATGGCCCAGGTTATCCAGGCGGTACAGCGTCCCACCCTGGTGCTGGCTCCTAATAAGACCCTGGCGGCCCAGCTGTGCGGGGAATTCAAGGAGTTCTTCCCCCATAACGCGGTAGAGTATTTTGTGAGCTATTACGATTACTACCAGCCGGAGGCCTATGTACCGGAAACCGATACTTATATTGAGAAGGATAGCTCCATCAATGACGAGATAGATAAGCTGCGCCACTCGGCCACTGCCGCCCTGTTCGAGCGGAGAGACGTTATTATCGTGGCCAGCGTGTCCTGTATTTACGGCCTGGGTTCTCCCGAGGACTACAGCAAGCTCATGGTATCCCTGCGGGAGGGCCAGGAATACGATCGGGATGCCATTATCCGCAAACTGGTGGATATCCAGTACACCCGCAATGATTACGAACTGCGGCGGGGTACCTTCCGCGTCCACGGCGACGTCCTGGAAATATTCCCGGCTTCCTTTGATGCCAAGGCCATTCGCGTCGAGTTCTTCGGAGACGAAGTGGAACGCCTGCTGGAGATAGACACCCTGACGGGCGAAATCCTCGGGCGGCGTTACCACGTGGCCATCTTCCCCGCCAGCCACTATGTGGTGGAAGAGGCCAAGATGGAGCGGGCCCTGGCCAGTATTGAGGCCGAGCTGGAAGAGCGCCTTAAGGAGCTGAGGGACGCCGGGAAGCTCCTGGAGGCCCAGCGCCTGGAACAGCGCACCCGCTTTGATCTGGAGATGATGCGGGAAGTCGGGTTCTGTAAAGGGATCGAGAACTACTCGCGCCACCTCACCGGCCGGGCTCCGGGAGAACCGCCTTACACCCTGCTGGATTACTTTCCGCCCGATTTCCTGCTTTTCATTGACGAATCCCATATCGCCGTGCCCCAGATCGGGGGCATGTACGAGGGCGACTATTCCCGCAAGAAAACGTTAGTAGAATACGGCTTCCGCCTGCCCTCGGCCCTGGACAACCGGCCCTTGACCTTTGCCGAATTCATGGACCGCGTGAACCAGGTTATCTACGTATCGGCCACGCCGGGGCCCTTTGAGCTGGAGCACTCCCAGCAGGTCGTGGAGCAGATCATCCGGCCCACCGGGCTGGTGGACCCGGAAGTCATCGTCCGGCCGGTGGCGGGTCAGATGGACGACCTCCTGGGAGAGATCAGGAAGAGGGTGGCCAAGAACCAGCGGGTGCTGATAACCACCCTTACCAAGAGGATGGCCGAGGCCCTGACCGACTACCTGCAGGAAATGGGCATCAAGGTGCGCTACCTCCATTCGGATATCAACGCCATTGAGCGCATGGAAATCGTCCGGGACCTGCGCCTGGGGGTCTTCGACGTCCTGGTGGGCATCAACCTGCTGCGGGAAGGGTTGGACCTGCCGGAGGTGTCCCTGGTGGCCATCCTGGACGCCGACAAGGAAGGGTTCCTGCGCTCGGAACGCTCCCTCATCCAGACCATCGGGCGGGCCGCCCGCAATGCCGAGGGTCAAGTCATAATGTATGCCGATACCATTACGGAATCCATGCGCCGGGCCATTGATGAGACCAACCGGCGCCGCAAGATCCAGATGGAGTACAATCGGAAGCACGGCATCACCCCCCGGACGGTGGTCAAACCTGTGCGGGATGTCATCGAGGCCACCCGGGCGGCCGAAGAGCCGGCCACCTACCGGGCCAAACCGCCTCAAAAGAAGATGAACCGTAGAGAGCTGCGCTCCCTCATAAAGCGCCTGGAGAAGGAAATGCGGGAAGCGGCCCGGCGCCTCGAATTCGAGCGGGCGGCTGAACTGCGGGACGCCATCCTGGAGCTAAAGGAGCAGGCAGGCTAG
- a CDS encoding PDZ domain-containing protein, translated as MAWPPTRYFSREQDEALIPLQDIIPFILHAQLSLLLNPLFWLLVLLVGYQYRRVTRLKQELFGVGGEPVWQYTLLATFHGLLGGLGGSFVMVLVGVSLSNIGISYLWGLALILMLLSPRFLCFSYAGGIVSLVSLIFGWPQVDVPHLMGLIAVLHMVEAVLIRISGHLGAVPVYTEHRGQVVGAFNMQKFWPIPIAALALVSLPPWLQAGGVVPMPDWWPLIRPAAMPDPEEALFVVLPVAAGLGYGDVAITTSPEQKSRVSARHLAFYSLILLGLAILASYVRPLAWLAALFAPLGHECTIWLGRRAEAKGQAFYVFTESGARILDVTKNSAAARLGLRSGDIILEVNGFPVTGRASLAEAVSAGGGRLEVRFYQRESGQERVALTYKGPDEPLGTILVPEPGDKPQVELSTRGWLYRWWRQHKG; from the coding sequence GTGGCTTGGCCGCCAACGAGGTATTTTAGTAGGGAGCAGGATGAAGCGTTGATACCTTTACAGGACATTATTCCCTTTATCCTTCATGCGCAGCTGAGTCTGCTGTTAAATCCTCTTTTCTGGCTGCTGGTGCTCCTGGTGGGCTACCAGTATCGGCGGGTGACGCGGCTGAAACAGGAGCTCTTTGGCGTGGGCGGGGAACCCGTCTGGCAGTACACCCTTCTGGCTACCTTTCACGGCCTCCTGGGGGGCCTGGGAGGTAGCTTCGTTATGGTGCTGGTGGGTGTTTCGCTGAGTAACATAGGAATTAGTTATTTATGGGGCCTGGCCCTAATCCTCATGCTTTTGAGCCCCCGCTTCCTCTGTTTTTCCTATGCGGGGGGCATTGTCTCCCTGGTCAGCCTGATTTTTGGTTGGCCCCAGGTAGATGTTCCTCACCTCATGGGCCTGATAGCCGTGTTACACATGGTGGAGGCGGTCCTCATCCGTATAAGCGGGCACTTGGGCGCTGTTCCCGTATACACCGAGCACCGGGGGCAGGTGGTGGGAGCCTTCAACATGCAGAAGTTCTGGCCTATCCCCATTGCCGCCCTGGCTCTGGTATCCCTGCCGCCGTGGCTGCAGGCGGGCGGGGTAGTACCCATGCCTGATTGGTGGCCCCTGATCCGGCCGGCGGCCATGCCCGATCCTGAAGAGGCCCTGTTTGTAGTGCTGCCGGTAGCGGCGGGGTTGGGATACGGCGACGTGGCCATTACCACTTCCCCGGAACAAAAGAGCAGGGTGTCGGCCCGCCACCTGGCCTTCTACAGTCTCATACTGCTGGGCTTGGCCATCCTGGCTTCTTATGTCCGCCCCCTGGCCTGGCTGGCGGCCCTCTTTGCCCCTCTGGGCCACGAGTGCACCATATGGTTGGGGCGCCGGGCGGAAGCAAAAGGGCAGGCCTTTTACGTTTTTACCGAGAGCGGTGCCAGAATACTCGATGTTACCAAGAACAGCGCCGCCGCCCGGCTCGGGCTCAGGAGCGGCGACATTATTCTAGAGGTCAACGGTTTTCCGGTGACGGGCCGTGCGAGCCTGGCCGAGGCCGTGAGCGCAGGGGGAGGCAGGTTGGAGGTGCGGTTCTACCAAAGGGAAAGCGGGCAGGAACGGGTGGCCCTAACTTATAAAGGGCCCGATGAACCTCTAGGGACTATTTTGGTACCGGAGCCCGGGGATAAGCCCCAGGTAGAACTCTCCACCCGCGGCTGGCTCTATCGGTGGTGGCGGCAACACAAGGGTTAA
- a CDS encoding S41 family peptidase, translated as MRKTWRRVVYGLLALCVLVTAGLVVAVAAHYQRVQEAVRVYSLVRWQSLNPVPVDKLLEGAIKGMVEALDDPYSSYLPPDVYRRLEEHVQGTYGGVGLLITLEEEDRRLVVVSPFKGSPAWRAGIKSGDYILAIDDRDTAGMDLDTAASLMQGEPGTRVQLTVLTPGAAEPRKITLVRENIKIPTVDGRMLPAYPGIGYISLSMINEQTGRDLGQLLGELRGQGLRGLVLDLRNNPGGSLHGAVEVASYFVPRGPVVYIVDQKRTEALEATGHNIQVPLVVLINKGSASAAEIIAGAIKDTGSGVLVGETSFGKGVVQTLFELKGGAAVKLTTHKYLTPAKRDIDKTGITPDYQVPLDPQVEQEVLANPPDLERDAQLKKAVEILQAKLAERPAA; from the coding sequence TTGCGGAAAACCTGGCGTCGAGTTGTTTATGGCCTCCTGGCCCTTTGCGTATTGGTGACCGCAGGATTGGTCGTGGCGGTGGCGGCCCACTACCAGAGGGTCCAGGAGGCAGTACGGGTTTACAGTCTGGTACGGTGGCAGTCTTTAAACCCCGTTCCGGTGGACAAATTGCTGGAGGGGGCCATCAAGGGTATGGTGGAAGCCCTTGATGACCCTTATTCTTCTTATTTGCCCCCTGACGTGTACCGGCGGTTAGAAGAACATGTACAGGGTACCTACGGCGGAGTGGGCTTACTTATTACCCTGGAGGAGGAAGACAGGCGCTTAGTGGTGGTTTCCCCTTTCAAAGGCAGTCCTGCCTGGCGGGCGGGTATAAAGAGCGGGGATTATATCCTGGCCATCGACGACCGCGACACGGCGGGTATGGACCTGGATACCGCCGCCAGCCTTATGCAGGGCGAACCTGGAACCCGCGTCCAACTCACGGTCCTCACTCCGGGGGCGGCGGAGCCGCGCAAGATTACCCTGGTACGGGAAAACATTAAAATACCTACCGTGGATGGTCGGATGCTTCCGGCCTACCCTGGAATCGGTTACATCAGCCTCAGCATGATCAACGAACAGACGGGGAGAGACCTGGGACAGCTACTGGGAGAGCTGCGGGGGCAGGGCTTGCGGGGCCTGGTGCTGGACCTGCGCAACAACCCCGGGGGATCCCTGCACGGCGCGGTGGAAGTGGCGTCCTACTTTGTGCCCCGGGGGCCGGTGGTCTACATTGTGGACCAGAAAAGGACCGAGGCCCTGGAGGCCACGGGACACAATATTCAGGTGCCCCTGGTGGTGCTGATAAACAAGGGCAGTGCCAGCGCGGCGGAAATAATAGCCGGGGCCATAAAAGACACCGGGTCGGGAGTTCTGGTAGGGGAGACTAGCTTCGGCAAAGGGGTAGTGCAGACCCTTTTCGAGTTGAAGGGAGGTGCGGCGGTTAAGCTCACCACCCATAAATACTTGACGCCGGCAAAAAGGGATATAGATAAAACCGGGATAACACCCGACTACCAGGTGCCCCTTGATCCCCAGGTGGAGCAAGAAGTCCTGGCCAACCCTCCCGACCTGGAGCGGGATGCCCAGTTAAAGAAGGCGGTGGAAATTCTGCAGGCAAAGCTGGCCGAGCGCCCGGCGGCTTGA
- a CDS encoding murein hydrolase activator EnvC family protein has translation MRSRTLAGIIALFFLLGVSPAAGSGSDLDDLRQQQKELESKIKQQNRLLENKKSEGEELLQQLEELEAEIKAKEQEIQRLEAELEAAQARVDRAAEELARAEAMQQERIDLFCRRLKEIYQNGQVSYLEVLLQSTSFNDFVVRMELLGKIAENDMRLVEEIKAEMERIAAQKAALEAERDALAKLKRQADGERAVLASRQAEKQRLLARVEEEKKRVAQALDELEALSRQIAAKIRAIQAQNRRQLGPRGTSDLLWPLRGYTSISSPFGWRIHPLLKTQRFHSGIDIPAPMGTEVLAAEDGQVISTGFLGAYGNHIIIDHGGGFSTMYAHLSAILVREGQEVKRGQVIGRVGSTGWSTGPHLHFETQLRGEPTNPLQYY, from the coding sequence TTGCGTTCGCGAACGTTGGCCGGCATTATAGCCCTGTTTTTTCTCCTCGGCGTATCTCCTGCGGCCGGCAGCGGTTCTGATTTAGATGACCTGCGGCAGCAGCAGAAGGAACTGGAATCCAAGATCAAACAACAGAACCGGCTTCTGGAGAACAAGAAAAGCGAAGGAGAGGAGCTCCTGCAACAGCTTGAGGAGCTGGAGGCCGAGATAAAGGCCAAGGAACAGGAAATCCAGAGGCTGGAGGCGGAACTAGAGGCAGCCCAGGCGCGTGTGGATCGAGCTGCGGAAGAACTGGCGCGGGCAGAGGCCATGCAGCAGGAGCGCATCGATCTTTTCTGCCGGCGGCTCAAGGAAATCTATCAGAACGGTCAGGTAAGCTATCTGGAAGTCCTGCTCCAGTCCACGAGCTTTAATGATTTCGTGGTGCGCATGGAGTTGCTGGGTAAAATTGCCGAGAACGATATGCGCCTTGTAGAAGAGATCAAGGCGGAGATGGAGCGGATTGCCGCCCAGAAGGCGGCCCTGGAAGCGGAGCGGGACGCCCTGGCCAAGCTGAAGCGCCAGGCCGACGGGGAGCGGGCCGTGCTGGCCTCGCGCCAGGCCGAAAAACAGCGGCTCCTGGCCCGGGTGGAAGAGGAGAAGAAGAGGGTAGCCCAGGCCCTGGACGAATTGGAGGCTTTGTCCCGTCAGATTGCGGCCAAGATCCGGGCCATCCAGGCACAGAACAGGCGGCAGCTAGGTCCCCGGGGCACCAGCGATCTCTTATGGCCGCTGCGCGGATATACCAGCATCTCTTCACCCTTCGGCTGGCGCATTCACCCCCTGCTGAAGACCCAGCGGTTCCACAGCGGCATTGATATACCGGCTCCCATGGGAACCGAGGTGCTGGCCGCTGAAGACGGGCAGGTCATTTCCACCGGTTTCTTGGGAGCTTACGGGAATCACATAATCATTGATCACGGGGGCGGGTTCTCCACCATGTATGCCCACCTCTCTGCCATCCTAGTGAGGGAGGGACAGGAGGTAAAGCGGGGGCAGGTAATCGGGCGAGTGGGTTCCACCGGGTGGAGCACGGGACCCCACCTGCACTTCGAAACCCAGTTGCGAGGGGAGCCTACCAATCCGCTCCAGTATTATTGA
- the ftsX gene encoding permease-like cell division protein FtsX, producing the protein MKLRTFGLFLRQAALSLWRNAWMSLAAAISVAVTLFILGTFILLILNINFIATTLQSNVEIAAFLEVDVPRSEALALQERLKNFPGVTDVVLVTKEEGLKTLAQQFGSEEELLKATGGVNPLPDYLRVKVQDPAQIGEIAQAIHSMPGVEEVNYGQAVVERLLAVVRWVRYLGAGIVVLLGVGSLLLLMITIRLAVYARRREINIMKYVGATDWFIRWPFLLEGFFLGLTGGALAAAAVAAGYSSLVNKISLSLVFVPLLREGWILWYSGLGLTAGGAAIGAAGSLLAVHRFLKV; encoded by the coding sequence ATGAAGCTTAGGACCTTCGGGCTGTTCCTGCGGCAGGCCGCCCTTTCCCTGTGGCGCAATGCCTGGATGAGCTTGGCGGCAGCCATCAGCGTGGCGGTGACCCTTTTTATCTTAGGTACCTTCATCCTCCTCATCCTCAACATTAACTTTATCGCCACTACTTTGCAGTCTAACGTGGAAATTGCCGCCTTTTTAGAAGTAGATGTTCCGCGCTCAGAGGCCCTGGCTTTACAGGAGCGCCTTAAGAATTTCCCAGGAGTAACCGATGTAGTGTTGGTGACCAAAGAGGAAGGCCTTAAGACCCTGGCCCAGCAGTTCGGGAGCGAAGAAGAACTCCTGAAGGCCACAGGGGGAGTGAACCCCCTGCCCGATTATCTGCGCGTCAAGGTGCAGGACCCGGCCCAGATCGGCGAAATCGCCCAAGCCATCCACAGCATGCCGGGGGTAGAAGAGGTCAACTACGGTCAGGCGGTGGTGGAAAGGCTGCTGGCGGTGGTGCGCTGGGTGCGCTACCTGGGGGCCGGCATAGTGGTTCTCCTCGGTGTCGGTAGCCTCCTGCTTCTCATGATCACCATTCGCTTGGCGGTTTACGCCCGGCGCCGGGAGATCAACATCATGAAATACGTGGGGGCTACCGACTGGTTTATCCGTTGGCCTTTTCTGCTGGAGGGCTTCTTTTTGGGCCTCACAGGGGGAGCTCTGGCAGCGGCTGCCGTGGCGGCCGGGTATTCGTCCCTCGTGAACAAAATTAGTCTAAGCCTGGTGTTTGTCCCCCTTCTGCGGGAGGGGTGGATCTTGTGGTATAGCGGTTTGGGCTTGACAGCCGGTGGGGCGGCTATAGGGGCGGCGGGAAGCCTTTTGGCCGTCCACCGCTTCTTGAAGGTTTAG
- the ftsE gene encoding cell division ATP-binding protein FtsE: protein MVQFFNVTKVYNQNIYALKDVSVKIDKGEFVFLVGPSGAGKTTFIRLLFREELPTKGQIIVAGRSITRLRPREIPMLRRNIGVIFQDFRLLPDRTVFENVAFALQVVEAPPREIKARVEEVLAQVGLLGKAHLFPHQLSGGEQQRTAIARAIVNRPRILMADEPTGNLDPATSREIMALLLEINRLGTTVIMATHAWDIVNTLKRRVIALDKGRLVRDDREGVYGYEA from the coding sequence TTGGTCCAGTTTTTCAACGTAACCAAAGTCTACAACCAGAACATATATGCCCTGAAGGATGTCAGCGTAAAAATCGATAAAGGTGAGTTTGTGTTTCTGGTGGGGCCCAGCGGGGCAGGAAAAACAACTTTTATTCGTTTGCTGTTCCGCGAGGAGCTGCCTACCAAGGGTCAAATCATTGTGGCGGGCCGCAGCATAACGCGCCTCCGCCCCCGCGAAATACCCATGCTTCGCCGTAATATTGGCGTTATCTTTCAGGATTTTCGCCTTCTGCCGGACCGTACCGTCTTCGAGAATGTGGCCTTTGCCTTGCAGGTGGTCGAAGCGCCTCCCCGGGAGATCAAGGCCAGGGTGGAGGAGGTCCTGGCCCAGGTAGGGTTGCTGGGCAAGGCCCATCTTTTTCCCCACCAGCTTTCGGGCGGTGAACAGCAGCGGACGGCCATTGCTCGGGCCATTGTCAACCGTCCCCGCATCCTCATGGCGGACGAGCCCACCGGGAACCTGGATCCCGCCACCTCCCGGGAGATCATGGCTTTACTCCTGGAAATCAACCGCCTGGGCACCACCGTCATCATGGCCACCCATGCCTGGGATATAGTCAACACGCTAAAACGGCGGGTCATCGCCCTGGACAAGGGCCGGCTGGTGCGCGACGACAGGGAAGGGGTTTACGGTTATGAAGCTTAG
- a CDS encoding transketolase family protein encodes MAKLATREAYGRALVELGRQDERVVVLDADLSKSTKTEYFAREFPHRFFNMGIAEQNLMGTAAGLALCGKIPFASSFAIFATGRAFEQVRNSIAYPRLNVKIAASHAGITVGEDGASHQSVEDIALMRALPNMTVIVPADGVETRQAVFAAARHEGPVYIRLGRMSVPIIYDEDYRFQVGKAHRLRRGRDATILACGYMVALALEAARRLEAEGLSVGVLNVSTIKPLDREAVVEAARETGALVTAEEHSIIGGLGSAVAEVLAEEYPVPLRRVGLRDTFGESGSPEDLLRRYGLSVPDIEKNVREVLLQK; translated from the coding sequence GTGGCTAAATTGGCTACCAGGGAAGCCTACGGCCGGGCCCTGGTGGAGCTGGGCCGGCAAGACGAGCGGGTGGTGGTTCTGGACGCCGATCTTTCCAAATCCACCAAGACCGAATACTTTGCCCGCGAATTTCCCCACCGGTTCTTTAATATGGGCATTGCCGAGCAGAACTTAATGGGCACCGCCGCGGGATTGGCCCTCTGCGGCAAGATTCCTTTTGCCAGCAGTTTTGCCATCTTTGCTACGGGGCGGGCCTTCGAGCAGGTGCGCAATTCCATAGCCTACCCCCGGCTAAATGTAAAAATTGCCGCCAGCCATGCCGGGATCACCGTGGGGGAGGACGGCGCCTCCCACCAGTCGGTGGAGGACATCGCCCTTATGCGGGCCCTTCCCAACATGACGGTGATCGTGCCGGCCGACGGGGTGGAAACCCGTCAGGCCGTTTTCGCCGCCGCCCGGCATGAGGGGCCGGTGTATATTCGCCTGGGCCGTATGAGCGTTCCGATCATCTACGATGAGGACTACCGGTTCCAGGTGGGGAAGGCCCACCGCCTGCGCCGCGGCAGGGATGCCACCATCCTGGCCTGCGGCTATATGGTAGCCCTGGCCCTGGAAGCCGCCCGGCGTCTGGAGGCCGAAGGCCTCTCGGTGGGAGTCTTGAACGTGAGCACTATTAAACCCCTGGATCGGGAGGCCGTGGTAGAGGCGGCCCGGGAGACCGGTGCCCTGGTTACGGCCGAGGAGCACAGCATTATAGGCGGTTTGGGCAGCGCCGTGGCCGAGGTCCTGGCGGAAGAATACCCGGTTCCCCTGCGGAGGGTTGGCCTGCGGGATACCTTCGGGGAGTCCGGTTCCCCGGAAGATCTTTTACGTCGATATGGCCTGTCGGTGCCAGACATAGAAAAAAATGTCAGGGAAGTTCTGTTACAAAAGTAG
- a CDS encoding transketolase, which yields MELDWLHDLEEKARLIRRDIVTMIGVAGSGHPGGSLSAVEIVTALYFHIMRLDPQNPDWPDRDRFILSKGHAAPLLYAVLAHRGYFPREELFTLRKLGSRLQGHPDRKSLPGVEMSTGSLGQGLSVANGIALAGRLDGRSYRVYVLLGDGELEEGMVWEAAMAAAHYKLDRVTAFVDHNGLQIDGPIREVLSPEPIAAKFQAFGWEVLTIDGHDFGQIIRAVEEAKGIKGRPTAIVAETVKGKGVGFMEHQVGWHGVAPKPEEVERALNELERGEGRG from the coding sequence ATTGAATTGGACTGGCTGCACGACTTAGAAGAAAAAGCCCGCCTCATCCGGAGGGATATTGTTACCATGATAGGGGTGGCCGGTTCGGGCCATCCCGGCGGCTCCCTATCGGCGGTGGAAATCGTGACCGCCCTTTACTTCCACATCATGCGGCTAGATCCCCAGAACCCCGACTGGCCGGACCGGGACCGCTTCATCCTGTCCAAGGGACATGCGGCCCCCCTCCTTTATGCAGTCCTCGCCCACAGGGGCTATTTCCCCCGGGAAGAGCTTTTTACCTTAAGGAAGCTGGGCAGCCGGCTACAGGGGCATCCCGACCGCAAGTCCCTGCCGGGGGTGGAAATGTCCACCGGCTCCCTGGGCCAGGGGTTGTCCGTAGCCAACGGCATCGCCCTGGCGGGCCGTCTAGACGGGCGCTCCTATCGGGTTTATGTGTTGTTGGGGGATGGGGAGCTGGAGGAAGGTATGGTCTGGGAAGCGGCTATGGCGGCAGCCCACTATAAGCTGGACCGGGTTACCGCCTTCGTCGACCACAACGGGCTCCAAATCGACGGTCCTATAAGGGAAGTTTTGTCGCCGGAACCCATTGCCGCCAAGTTCCAGGCCTTCGGGTGGGAAGTTTTAACCATTGACGGTCACGATTTCGGCCAGATAATCCGGGCCGTGGAAGAAGCTAAAGGGATTAAAGGCCGGCCCACGGCCATTGTGGCCGAAACTGTGAAGGGCAAAGGAGTGGGCTTCATGGAGCATCAGGTGGGTTGGCACGGTGTGGCTCCCAAGCCGGAGGAAGTCGAACGGGCCCTCAATGAACTGGAAAGGGGGGAGGGCCGTGGCTAA
- a CDS encoding YitT family protein: protein MSKKLEREIRSYIGITAGCFLTGLGLVLFLVPNKIAAGGVSGLATVLYHIIGVPVGLTMLVLNVPLFMAGLKVLGLRFGVKTLYGTVALSLLTDALSLVLRPATFDSLLAAIYGGILTGVGLGVVFRSGGSTGGTDLAALLFRRFTSLSAGMGLLVVDALVIALAGIVFGMELALYALLALFLASRAIDTVQEGGGFAKAAVIISDHSAEIARRILTDLDRGATGICGRGVYTNRGRELLLVVVQRAEVTRLKNLVAEVDPRAFVIVSNVHEVLGEGFREWRDN from the coding sequence ATGTCGAAGAAACTGGAACGGGAAATACGTTCATATATAGGGATAACGGCGGGCTGTTTTTTGACGGGGTTGGGCCTCGTTCTTTTTTTGGTGCCCAATAAAATAGCCGCCGGCGGAGTTAGCGGCCTGGCCACGGTCCTCTATCATATTATCGGGGTCCCCGTAGGGCTGACCATGCTGGTCCTCAACGTACCCCTTTTTATGGCCGGGCTCAAAGTCCTGGGCCTGCGTTTCGGGGTCAAAACCCTTTACGGCACCGTGGCCCTTTCCCTCCTTACCGACGCTTTAAGCCTCGTGTTGCGTCCAGCTACCTTTGACTCTCTTTTGGCCGCCATTTACGGTGGTATCCTTACCGGGGTAGGGTTGGGGGTCGTTTTTCGTTCCGGGGGTAGTACCGGGGGCACCGATCTGGCGGCCCTTCTTTTCCGGCGGTTTACCTCCTTGAGCGCCGGGATGGGTTTGTTGGTGGTGGATGCCCTGGTTATCGCCCTGGCGGGAATAGTGTTCGGCATGGAACTCGCCCTTTATGCCCTTCTGGCCCTTTTTCTTGCCAGCCGGGCCATCGATACCGTGCAGGAAGGTGGTGGATTTGCCAAGGCAGCCGTCATTATTTCGGATCACAGTGCGGAAATCGCCCGCCGGATTTTGACCGACCTGGACCGGGGAGCCACGGGGATCTGCGGGCGTGGAGTCTATACCAACCGGGGGCGCGAACTGCTTCTGGTAGTCGTCCAGCGGGCCGAAGTGACCAGGCTGAAGAACCTGGTGGCCGAAGTAGACCCCCGGGCCTTTGTAATCGTGAGCAATGTACATGAAGTTCTAGGGGAAGGCTTTCGCGAATGGAGGGACAATTGA